The Nitrosospira lacus genome window below encodes:
- a CDS encoding lytic transglycosylase domain-containing protein — MGNFFAGSAGVAGLAGLSLAIYAGILAASPDDDFIAMRQAFQVGDSARVALYAQRLQGHVLEPYAAYYQLRPQLENTSGSADSIKKFLSRYQDSPLSDRLQGEWLKALGKTQQWELFAEAYPGVINGDTELTCYSLQQRLGTNDDNAFNAARPLWFNGRDLPASCTPVFEMLISAGTLTLDDVWTRLRLALETGNVSVAKRINQYLPGNQALNERKLTAATDNPLRYLEKHRNEIKTRADREIALFAMLRLLRSGPDQAYVYWTRIRGQFNEKDRSYFMVQLADQAARRLNPRALGWFKEAAGAGSARVPLSDAQLGWKTRAALRVGDWGLVLETIEAMSAAEQETGVWRYWKARALKAQGKIVEANAILAPLSAEHNFYGQLAEEDLGVVMSALADPYKATREEITVIERTPGIQRALALYRLNLRTEAIREWAWAIRDFDDRQLLAAAEVARRNGLYDRAIHTADKTRLQHDFSLRFLAPHREAMRDALKQQELDEAWVYGLIRQESRFVSDARSSAGAMGLMQLMPGTAKWVARKLGMQKYHKTLVTDVNTNLMLGTYYLKHVLTLFDDQSLMASAAYNAGPGRARQWRDEKPLEGAIYAETIPFNETRDYVKKVMSNSMYYASTFGHQMRTLTQRLGVVAPKSNGVNVSEEEDKPDENQ, encoded by the coding sequence ATGGGAAACTTTTTTGCGGGATCAGCAGGCGTAGCGGGATTAGCGGGGTTATCCCTTGCAATCTACGCAGGTATTCTAGCGGCCAGCCCGGATGATGACTTCATCGCCATGAGGCAGGCATTTCAGGTGGGAGATTCCGCCCGCGTGGCTCTTTACGCCCAGCGGCTGCAAGGGCATGTGCTGGAACCCTATGCCGCTTACTACCAGCTCCGTCCACAGTTGGAAAATACTAGTGGGAGTGCGGATAGCATTAAAAAGTTTCTTTCCCGCTATCAGGACAGCCCTCTAAGTGATCGCCTGCAGGGTGAATGGCTGAAAGCTCTAGGCAAGACCCAGCAATGGGAGCTATTTGCCGAAGCATATCCGGGGGTGATTAATGGGGATACTGAACTCACCTGCTATTCCCTGCAACAGCGCCTTGGCACAAATGATGACAATGCGTTTAACGCGGCCCGTCCGCTATGGTTTAACGGACGCGACCTGCCGGCAAGCTGTACGCCGGTATTCGAGATGCTTATCAGCGCGGGAACACTGACATTGGACGATGTGTGGACACGATTGCGCCTGGCACTGGAAACGGGCAACGTGAGCGTGGCAAAACGCATCAACCAGTACCTGCCGGGTAATCAGGCACTCAATGAACGCAAGTTGACCGCCGCCACAGACAATCCCCTGCGCTATCTGGAAAAACACCGCAACGAAATCAAGACTCGCGCCGACCGGGAAATTGCCCTTTTCGCAATGCTGCGCCTGCTTCGCAGTGGCCCCGATCAGGCCTATGTGTACTGGACCAGGATACGCGGGCAATTCAACGAAAAGGACCGATCTTATTTCATGGTGCAATTGGCGGATCAGGCTGCGCGCAGACTGAACCCGCGTGCACTGGGCTGGTTCAAGGAAGCTGCCGGTGCCGGCAGCGCACGGGTCCCGTTGTCGGACGCGCAGCTTGGATGGAAAACCCGCGCGGCGCTGCGCGTTGGGGATTGGGGGCTGGTATTGGAGACCATCGAGGCCATGTCGGCTGCGGAACAAGAAACAGGAGTATGGCGTTACTGGAAGGCGCGAGCCCTGAAGGCCCAGGGCAAGATAGTGGAGGCGAACGCCATCCTTGCCCCTTTAAGTGCCGAGCACAATTTTTACGGCCAACTGGCCGAAGAGGATCTAGGGGTTGTGATGAGCGCCCTCGCCGACCCTTATAAAGCCACAAGAGAGGAAATTACCGTTATCGAGCGGACACCCGGAATTCAACGGGCGCTCGCTTTGTATCGCCTGAATCTGCGTACCGAAGCCATACGTGAGTGGGCCTGGGCGATACGCGATTTCGACGACCGGCAGCTACTTGCCGCCGCTGAAGTCGCACGGCGTAACGGACTCTATGATCGTGCCATTCATACCGCTGATAAAACCCGGCTTCAGCATGATTTCAGCCTGCGTTTCCTCGCTCCTCATCGAGAAGCCATGCGTGATGCCTTGAAGCAACAGGAGCTTGACGAAGCCTGGGTGTACGGTCTTATCCGCCAGGAGAGCCGCTTCGTTAGCGATGCCAGATCCAGCGCCGGAGCAATGGGCCTGATGCAATTGATGCCGGGTACCGCAAAATGGGTGGCAAGAAAATTAGGGATGCAGAAATACCATAAAACCCTTGTCACGGATGTCAATACCAATCTGATGTTGGGCACGTACTATCTCAAGCACGTTCTGACGTTGTTCGATGACCAGTCGCTGATGGCTTCCGCAGCTTACAATGCCGGTCCGGGACGGGCACGGCAATGGCGGGACGAGAAGCCGCTGGAAGGCGCTATCTACGCCGAAACCATCCCTTTCAATGAGACCCGCGACTACGTAAAAAAAGTGATGAGCAACTCCATGTACTATGCCAGCACCTTTGGTCATCAGATGAGGACTCTGACGCAACGTCTCGGCGTCGTTGCACCAAAATCGAACGGCGTGAATGTTTCGGAAGAGGAAGATAAGCCAGATGAAAATCAATAA
- a CDS encoding NAD-dependent succinate-semialdehyde dehydrogenase gives MPYISLNPASNKTLKTYTSWDSHHLASILEQAYDSQQLSLHTTFAERAEHMNRAATLLHGRANEYAALMAVEMGKPLREGRAEVEKCALACDYYAVHAEHFMQSERVRTDAGKSYVSYDPIGVVLGVMPWNFPFFQVIRFAAPALMAGNACVLKHASSVPQCALALEQLFRDAGFPPYLFTTLMIEAADVAEAIASHYVHAVTLTGSETAGREVAAHAGQHLKKCVLELGGSDAFIILKDADLEQAANIAVRSRFQNCGQSCIAAKRIIPVAEIADEFLSLFIKKAEDLRMGDPLDEATQMGPMARLDLREALHEQVTDSIAQGAQAILGCEPISGEGAFYPPSILDGVTAKTRAYHEELFGPVAAVIRATDEEEAVHIANDTRFGLGSSIWSRDTEYAEKIARRIQAGCTFINGMVRSDPRLPFGGTKASGFGRELSYHGIREFANIKTVWIR, from the coding sequence ATGCCGTATATCAGCCTGAACCCCGCAAGCAATAAGACATTGAAAACTTATACCAGCTGGGATAGCCATCATCTCGCGTCAATTCTGGAGCAGGCATACGACTCTCAGCAACTCTCATTGCACACAACATTTGCCGAACGCGCAGAGCATATGAACCGAGCCGCCACGCTGCTGCACGGGCGGGCTAATGAGTATGCGGCGCTGATGGCTGTCGAAATGGGGAAGCCGCTGCGCGAGGGTCGCGCGGAGGTGGAAAAATGTGCGCTTGCCTGTGATTATTATGCGGTGCATGCCGAACATTTCATGCAAAGCGAGAGGGTCCGGACCGATGCGGGCAAGAGTTATGTATCTTATGATCCCATCGGTGTCGTTTTGGGTGTGATGCCCTGGAACTTCCCGTTTTTTCAGGTCATCCGCTTTGCGGCGCCCGCGCTGATGGCGGGTAACGCCTGTGTCCTGAAACACGCCTCCAGCGTACCGCAATGCGCGTTGGCGCTGGAGCAATTGTTCCGTGACGCGGGATTTCCTCCGTATCTCTTCACCACGCTCATGATAGAGGCCGCCGATGTGGCTGAAGCCATCGCCAGTCACTACGTTCATGCGGTGACGCTTACCGGTTCGGAGACCGCCGGGCGTGAAGTCGCCGCGCATGCAGGCCAGCATTTGAAGAAATGTGTACTGGAGCTGGGTGGATCGGATGCGTTCATTATATTGAAGGATGCGGATCTGGAACAAGCCGCCAATATTGCGGTGAGATCGCGGTTCCAGAACTGCGGTCAATCGTGCATTGCAGCCAAGCGTATTATTCCCGTTGCGGAAATCGCCGACGAATTTCTATCGCTGTTCATTAAGAAAGCTGAGGATTTGAGAATGGGCGATCCGCTGGATGAAGCAACACAGATGGGTCCAATGGCACGCCTTGATTTGCGGGAGGCGTTGCATGAGCAGGTAACCGATTCGATCGCGCAAGGTGCGCAGGCAATACTTGGATGCGAGCCGATATCGGGAGAAGGGGCATTCTACCCACCATCGATACTTGACGGAGTAACTGCGAAAACCCGTGCGTACCATGAAGAATTATTCGGACCGGTGGCTGCGGTGATACGCGCCACTGATGAAGAAGAGGCTGTTCATATTGCCAACGATACCCGTTTTGGTCTTGGCTCCAGCATCTGGAGCCGGGATACCGAATATGCGGAGAAAATCGCGCGGCGAATTCAGGCCGGTTGCACCTTTATCAATGGCATGGTTCGGTCTGACCCGCGCCTGCCCTTTGGCGGCACCAAGGCTTCCGGTTTTGGCAGGGAACTGTCGTACCATGGCATTCGAGAGTTCGCTAATATCAAAACGGTCTGGATCCGGTAA
- the gdhA gene encoding NADP-specific glutamate dehydrogenase, giving the protein MKYQSFQEFCAYIAEHNPGQPEYLQAVAEVMESLWPFITEHPRYAEHGLLDRLIEPERIIIFRVAWVDDHGEVHVNRGYRIQHSSAIGPYKGGTRFHPSVNLSILKFLAFEQTFKNALTTLPMGGGKGGSNFDPKGRSPGEIMRFCQAYMTELFRHIGSDTDVPAGDIGVGGREVGYMAGMMKKLSNRADCVFTGKGLSFGGSLIRPEATGYGTVYFAEEMLKQSGRSLDGLRVSVSGSGNVAQYAVEKAMALGAKVITVSDSSGTVVDEEGFTPEKLNELMECKNLRYARISSYAECAKATFIPGTRPWHVPVDVALPCATQNELNEEDAATLIKNGVICVAEGANMPSTAEAVKRFEHAKVLFAPGKASNAGGVATSGLEMSQNAMRLSWPREEVDARLLEIMQAIHRSCLKYGQRKDGSVSYVDGANVAGFVKVADAMIGQGVV; this is encoded by the coding sequence ATGAAATACCAAAGCTTTCAGGAATTCTGCGCCTACATAGCCGAGCACAATCCAGGTCAACCCGAGTATCTGCAAGCGGTTGCTGAGGTCATGGAAAGCCTGTGGCCCTTTATCACCGAACATCCCCGTTATGCCGAACATGGTCTTCTGGACCGCCTTATCGAGCCGGAGCGGATTATCATTTTCCGCGTCGCCTGGGTGGATGATCACGGAGAGGTGCATGTCAACCGCGGTTATAGAATACAGCACAGTTCCGCCATTGGCCCTTACAAGGGGGGCACGCGCTTTCATCCTTCGGTAAATCTTTCCATTCTCAAGTTTCTGGCGTTCGAGCAGACTTTCAAGAACGCGCTGACCACCCTGCCGATGGGTGGCGGCAAAGGGGGCTCGAATTTCGACCCCAAAGGTCGAAGCCCGGGCGAGATCATGCGTTTCTGTCAGGCTTATATGACCGAATTGTTTCGCCATATCGGTTCCGACACGGATGTGCCGGCCGGCGACATAGGGGTTGGCGGGCGGGAAGTTGGCTACATGGCGGGCATGATGAAAAAGCTGTCCAACCGCGCCGACTGCGTTTTCACGGGCAAGGGTCTGAGTTTCGGCGGATCTCTGATACGCCCGGAAGCCACTGGTTACGGTACCGTATACTTTGCCGAAGAAATGCTCAAGCAATCCGGCCGCTCGCTCGACGGCTTACGGGTTTCCGTTTCGGGCTCGGGGAACGTCGCCCAATATGCCGTGGAAAAAGCAATGGCGCTCGGCGCCAAAGTAATCACCGTATCCGACTCCAGCGGCACGGTGGTGGATGAAGAAGGATTCACCCCCGAAAAGCTGAATGAGCTGATGGAATGTAAAAATCTTCGCTATGCTCGGATCAGCAGCTACGCTGAATGCGCGAAAGCCACATTTATTCCCGGAACGCGTCCGTGGCATGTACCGGTTGATGTCGCCCTGCCCTGCGCCACGCAGAACGAGCTGAATGAGGAGGATGCGGCAACTCTGATCAAGAATGGTGTAATCTGTGTCGCCGAAGGCGCCAATATGCCTTCCACGGCGGAGGCCGTGAAGCGTTTCGAGCACGCCAAGGTGCTGTTTGCCCCCGGCAAGGCCAGTAACGCGGGCGGAGTGGCGACTTCCGGCCTGGAAATGAGTCAGAACGCGATGCGTCTTTCCTGGCCTCGCGAAGAGGTGGATGCCCGATTGCTCGAGATCATGCAGGCCATTCACAGATCCTGTCTGAAATACGGTCAACGCAAAGACGGGAGCGTCAGTTATGTGGATGGCGCCAATGTAGCCGGTTTCGTAAAAGTGGCCGACGCGATGATCGGCCAGGGGGTCGTCTGA